A window of uncultured Litoreibacter sp. contains these coding sequences:
- a CDS encoding trimethylamine methyltransferase family protein: MADAPRRKGRAARLKAKRTVVTPVKVRRLIPPYAPFPEADIEALEAQAEWLLEEIGIEFRDDPEALEHLQGTGARIDGERVRFPSGLARALCETAPAQFDLHARNPAKTVTLGGDHLVFMPGYGSPFVTDLDKGRRYATLEDFQNFVRLSYMTPHLHHSGGTVVEPTDIPVSKRHLDLVLAHLTLSDKPFMGAVTEPHRAEDSLAMVRIVFGDQMESGAVIQANINVNSPLVYDATMTGALKVYAQAGQCVCISPAIFGGAMGPVTPAAMAAQTHAEIMAGIALTQAIRPGCPVVYGSFHNTMSLKTGALTFGTPEANLVIFALGQMARRLGVPFRSGGGHISGANSADGQAMAESVAAMWATVMSGTHQVWHAAGWLEGGLTMGYEKFVMDLDACGAILKMVGGMEVSEDSLSKASYHQAGPGENFLSTDHTMAHFADANFEPSIAEPGPYETWSEAGSHTAEERAFDTWREMLASDATPPMEPSIRAELEGFVADRKAALEDEWY, translated from the coding sequence ATGGCAGATGCACCCAGGCGCAAGGGCCGCGCAGCCCGGCTTAAGGCAAAACGCACCGTCGTGACCCCCGTAAAGGTCCGTCGTCTGATCCCGCCCTACGCTCCGTTTCCCGAGGCAGATATCGAGGCCCTAGAGGCTCAAGCTGAATGGCTGCTCGAAGAGATTGGCATCGAGTTCCGCGACGACCCCGAAGCGCTGGAACATCTGCAAGGGACAGGGGCGCGCATTGACGGCGAACGTGTGCGGTTCCCTTCCGGCCTCGCGCGCGCCCTGTGTGAGACTGCCCCTGCGCAGTTCGATCTGCACGCCCGAAACCCCGCCAAAACCGTGACGCTTGGCGGCGATCACCTTGTCTTCATGCCCGGCTACGGCTCGCCCTTTGTCACCGATCTGGACAAAGGCCGCCGCTACGCGACGCTTGAAGATTTTCAGAATTTCGTGCGCCTCAGCTACATGACCCCGCATCTGCACCACTCCGGCGGCACAGTGGTGGAACCCACCGATATCCCCGTTTCCAAACGCCATCTCGACCTGGTGCTGGCCCATCTCACCCTCAGCGACAAACCTTTCATGGGTGCCGTGACCGAGCCGCATCGCGCCGAAGACAGCCTGGCCATGGTGCGGATTGTCTTTGGAGATCAGATGGAGAGCGGCGCTGTCATTCAGGCCAATATCAACGTGAATTCGCCACTGGTCTATGACGCCACCATGACCGGCGCGTTGAAGGTTTACGCGCAAGCCGGGCAATGCGTCTGCATCTCGCCCGCGATCTTTGGCGGCGCGATGGGGCCCGTGACACCGGCGGCCATGGCCGCGCAGACCCATGCGGAAATCATGGCAGGCATTGCCCTGACCCAAGCGATCCGTCCCGGCTGCCCCGTGGTCTATGGCAGCTTTCACAACACGATGAGCCTCAAAACAGGTGCGCTCACTTTTGGGACGCCAGAGGCCAATCTTGTGATCTTCGCTTTAGGCCAAATGGCGCGACGCTTGGGTGTGCCCTTCCGCTCCGGTGGCGGGCACATCTCCGGCGCGAACTCCGCCGACGGGCAAGCCATGGCTGAAAGCGTGGCCGCCATGTGGGCGACGGTGATGTCAGGCACCCATCAGGTCTGGCACGCCGCAGGCTGGCTTGAGGGTGGATTGACCATGGGCTACGAGAAATTCGTCATGGATCTGGATGCCTGCGGCGCGATCTTGAAAATGGTTGGTGGCATGGAGGTCTCGGAAGATAGCCTGTCCAAAGCCTCCTACCATCAAGCTGGTCCCGGCGAGAATTTCCTGTCTACAGATCACACGATGGCGCATTTTGCGGACGCGAATTTCGAACCCTCCATTGCCGAGCCAGGTCCCTACGAAACTTGGTCCGAGGCGGGCAGCCATACCGCTGAAGAGCGCGCCTTTGATACTTGGCGCGAGATGCTCGCAAGCGACGCAACACCCCCGATGGAGCCTTCAATTCGCGCGGAACTGGAAGGTTTCGTCGCAGATCGAAAGGCTGCGCTGGAAGATGAGTGGTACTAA
- a CDS encoding FMN-binding glutamate synthase family protein produces MKDTDAKGIPHTTPRQSATFTQDANSDIRRAAATGIYDIRGGGAKRKVPHFDDLLFLGASISRYPLEGYREKCGTDVTLGTRHASNPIELDIPITIAGMSFGALSGPAKEALGRGASAAGTSTTTGDGGMTPEERGHSSKLVYQYLPSRYGMNPDDLRKADAIEIVVGQGAKPGGGGMLLGQKISDRVAEMRNLPKGIDQRSSCRHPDWTGPDDLEIKILELREITGWKVPIYVKVAGARPYFDTTLAVKAGADVVVLDGMQGGTAATQDVFIEHVGQPTLACIRPAVRALQDLGMHREVQLVVSGGIRNGADVAKAMALGADAVAIGTAALIALGDNDPKWEAEYNALGTTAGAYDDWHEGQDPAGITTQDPELMKRFDPVEGGRRLRNYLKVLTLEAQTIARACGKNHMHNLEPEDLVALTMEAAAMAQVPLAGTDWYPGKPNTSY; encoded by the coding sequence ATGAAAGACACAGATGCAAAAGGCATCCCGCACACCACGCCGCGCCAATCGGCGACGTTCACCCAGGACGCCAACAGCGACATTCGTCGCGCGGCGGCGACCGGTATCTACGATATTCGCGGCGGCGGGGCAAAGCGCAAAGTGCCGCATTTCGACGACCTGCTATTCCTTGGCGCGTCGATTTCACGCTACCCGCTAGAAGGTTACCGCGAGAAATGCGGGACGGACGTCACGCTGGGCACACGCCATGCCTCCAACCCGATTGAGCTGGATATTCCGATCACTATCGCAGGTATGAGCTTTGGTGCCTTGTCCGGCCCTGCCAAAGAGGCGTTAGGGCGTGGTGCATCGGCCGCGGGGACGTCGACTACCACTGGCGACGGCGGCATGACGCCAGAGGAGCGCGGGCATTCCTCCAAGCTAGTCTATCAATATCTGCCTTCGCGTTACGGGATGAACCCTGACGACTTGCGCAAGGCCGACGCGATCGAGATCGTCGTGGGCCAAGGCGCAAAACCTGGCGGCGGCGGGATGCTCCTAGGGCAAAAGATTTCAGACCGCGTGGCGGAGATGCGCAACTTGCCAAAGGGCATCGACCAACGTTCATCTTGTCGTCACCCCGATTGGACCGGCCCCGACGATTTGGAGATCAAGATCCTTGAGCTGCGAGAGATCACCGGCTGGAAGGTTCCAATTTACGTGAAGGTCGCAGGCGCGCGTCCGTATTTTGACACTACTCTAGCGGTCAAAGCCGGCGCAGATGTTGTGGTTCTGGACGGAATGCAAGGTGGCACTGCTGCCACGCAGGATGTGTTCATCGAACATGTAGGTCAGCCCACGCTTGCCTGCATCCGCCCCGCCGTGAGGGCTCTGCAAGACCTCGGCATGCACCGCGAAGTGCAGCTGGTTGTCTCTGGCGGTATTCGCAATGGGGCAGATGTGGCCAAGGCCATGGCGCTTGGTGCCGACGCAGTGGCCATTGGCACAGCGGCGTTGATCGCACTGGGCGACAATGACCCGAAATGGGAGGCCGAGTATAACGCGCTTGGCACCACCGCGGGCGCCTACGATGATTGGCACGAAGGGCAAGACCCTGCCGGCATAACCACGCAGGACCCCGAGCTGATGAAACGCTTTGACCCTGTGGAAGGCGGTCGCCGTCTGCGCAACTATCTCAAGGTTCTTACGCTGGAGGCGCAAACCATCGCGCGGGCCTGCGGCAAGAACCATATGCACAATCTGGAGCCAGAGGACCTCGTGGCCCTGACCATGGAGGCCGCCGCCATGGCACAGGTCCCGCTGGCAGGCACCGACTGGTACCCCGGAAAACCAAACACCTCATACTGA
- a CDS encoding DMT family transporter gives MGALTLGLIAALCWGFHDICVRYVSQRTGILPAFLTVLVVGCLLVVPLAVFAEGLWPKGNGVWWSLASGLMFGLAGSAHYKAFSIGPVRLVAPIIGAYPALSVGWAVLNGEPITLFQWLAVFMIIGGVGFVAASSDDEASAAPKLEAVIWSILAGAGFAITFALGHIATIWGAELATIAIARIAAMLVLIALALGLPGPVLPQRAQLPILAVMGVLDTVALGAVLIAGTRDNPEFAAVAASTFGLLTVLLAWLFLKEKMTLTQWGGVMIVFAAIGYLAL, from the coding sequence ATGGGAGCGCTGACGCTCGGGTTGATCGCTGCGCTCTGCTGGGGCTTTCACGACATTTGCGTGCGCTATGTGTCGCAACGCACCGGCATCCTGCCCGCGTTTCTGACGGTGCTGGTGGTGGGCTGCTTGCTAGTGGTGCCGTTGGCAGTCTTTGCCGAAGGTCTTTGGCCAAAGGGCAATGGCGTCTGGTGGTCCCTCGCGTCCGGCCTGATGTTCGGACTGGCAGGCAGCGCACATTACAAGGCGTTTTCAATCGGACCCGTGCGGCTGGTGGCGCCGATCATAGGGGCCTACCCTGCACTGTCTGTTGGCTGGGCCGTCCTGAACGGCGAACCTATCACCTTGTTTCAATGGCTGGCGGTCTTCATGATCATTGGCGGGGTCGGGTTTGTCGCCGCCTCCTCCGATGATGAGGCATCTGCCGCCCCGAAGCTGGAGGCCGTTATCTGGTCGATCCTCGCTGGCGCCGGCTTTGCAATCACCTTCGCGCTGGGCCATATCGCAACCATATGGGGCGCGGAATTGGCAACCATCGCAATTGCACGTATCGCGGCGATGCTCGTTTTGATTGCACTTGCATTGGGCCTGCCGGGGCCGGTTCTGCCGCAACGCGCGCAATTGCCAATATTGGCGGTCATGGGGGTTCTGGATACTGTGGCGCTTGGGGCCGTGCTGATCGCAGGCACCCGCGACAACCCGGAATTTGCGGCAGTTGCTGCGTCAACCTTTGGGTTGCTCACAGTTCTATTGGCCTGGCTGTTCTTGAAAGAGAAAATGACGCTCACCCAATGGGGCGGCGTCATGATTGTATTCGCAGCGATTGGATATCTGGCGCTTTAG
- the glnT gene encoding type III glutamate--ammonia ligase, translating to MATDLAKFAKDNGIKYFMISFTDLFGGQRAKLVPARAIADMQEEGAGFAGFATWLDLTPAHPDMLAVPDPEAVIILPWNKEIAWVPGNCVMEGEDVAQAPRNVLRRLIAEAADEGMHVKTGIEAEFFLLTPAGDQISDEYDTAAKPCYDQQAFMRRLDVIREISDHMLELGWNPYQNDHEDANGQWEMNWDFDDALTTADKHSFFKFMTKCIAEKHGYRATFMPKPVEGLTGNGCHAHISVWDAPGNASKTNVFAMEPNDRSQTAELGLSEKGRHFLGGIMKHASALAAITNPTVNSYKRINAPRTMSGATWAPNTVTWTGNNRTHMVRVPGPGRFELRLPDGAVNPYLLQAVIIAAGLSGVRSQADPGKRHDIDMYADGHKVRGAPKLPLNMLDAMRAYNRDKELKAAMGEEFSAAYLKMKQQEWNDFTSYFSQWEKDNTLDI from the coding sequence ATGGCAACTGACCTCGCGAAATTCGCCAAAGACAACGGCATCAAATACTTCATGATCTCTTTCACCGACCTGTTCGGCGGACAACGCGCCAAGCTGGTCCCCGCCCGCGCTATTGCGGATATGCAGGAAGAAGGCGCGGGCTTCGCGGGATTCGCGACGTGGCTGGACCTGACCCCAGCCCACCCCGATATGCTGGCAGTGCCAGACCCTGAGGCAGTGATCATCCTGCCCTGGAACAAAGAAATCGCATGGGTCCCAGGCAACTGCGTGATGGAAGGCGAAGACGTCGCCCAGGCCCCGCGCAACGTGTTGCGCCGCCTGATCGCCGAGGCCGCCGACGAGGGCATGCATGTCAAAACCGGCATCGAGGCGGAGTTCTTCTTGCTGACCCCCGCCGGTGACCAGATCAGCGACGAATACGACACCGCCGCGAAGCCTTGCTATGACCAGCAGGCCTTCATGCGCCGTCTGGACGTGATCCGCGAGATCTCCGACCACATGCTGGAACTGGGCTGGAACCCCTACCAGAATGACCACGAGGACGCTAACGGCCAATGGGAAATGAACTGGGATTTCGATGATGCGCTGACCACGGCGGACAAGCACTCCTTCTTCAAGTTCATGACGAAATGCATAGCTGAAAAGCACGGCTACCGCGCGACCTTCATGCCGAAGCCTGTTGAAGGTCTAACTGGCAACGGCTGCCACGCTCATATCTCCGTCTGGGATGCGCCCGGCAATGCGTCGAAGACGAACGTCTTCGCGATGGAGCCAAATGACAGGTCACAAACGGCTGAACTGGGCCTGTCGGAGAAAGGTCGCCACTTCCTGGGCGGCATCATGAAGCACGCCTCAGCCCTGGCCGCTATCACCAACCCGACGGTGAACAGCTACAAACGCATCAACGCACCGCGCACCATGTCAGGGGCCACCTGGGCGCCCAACACCGTCACATGGACCGGCAACAACCGCACCCACATGGTGCGCGTCCCCGGCCCCGGCCGGTTTGAGCTGCGCCTGCCTGACGGCGCGGTGAACCCTTACCTGTTGCAGGCTGTGATCATTGCGGCTGGCCTGTCTGGCGTGCGGTCGCAAGCCGACCCCGGCAAGCGACATGACATCGACATGTATGCCGACGGCCATAAGGTGCGCGGCGCGCCGAAGCTGCCGCTGAACATGCTCGACGCCATGCGCGCCTATAACCGCGACAAAGAGCTGAAGGCCGCGATGGGCGAGGAATTCTCCGCTGCCTATCTGAAGATGAAGCAGCAGGAATGGAACGATTTCACCTCGTATTTCTCGCAATGGGAAAAAGACAACACGCTGGACATCTAA
- a CDS encoding NAD(P)/FAD-dependent oxidoreductase, whose protein sequence is MTKRVAIIGAGPSGLAQLRAFQSAKQNGEDIPEIVCFEKQSNWGGLWNYTWRTGVDQYGEPVHGSMYRYLWSNGPKEGLEFADYSFEEHFGKQIASYPPRAVLFDYIQGRVERAGVRDWIRFETVVRRVEHEDGKFSVTVKDLPNDTEYTEEFDHVICASGHFSTPNVPEFEGFDTFKGRVLHAHDFRDALEFKDQDILIVGTSYSAEDIGSQCWKYGAKSITVSHRTAAMGYDWPDNWAEVPLLTKVDGNTAYFKDGTSRHVDAVLLCTGYQHHFPFMAEELRLKTANRLATADLYKGVAWVDNPDLFYLGMQDQWFTFNMFDAQAWWVRDAIMGKIAIPSKAKMEADVADRVAREDAGEDDYDAIWYQGDYIKELIAETDYPSFDVEGACQAFKEWKGHKKKGIMTFRDNCYKSVMTGTMAPVHHTPWKDALDDSLEVYLQN, encoded by the coding sequence ATGACCAAACGTGTCGCAATCATTGGCGCCGGCCCTTCTGGCCTTGCGCAACTTCGTGCGTTCCAATCCGCCAAGCAAAATGGCGAGGACATTCCTGAGATCGTCTGCTTTGAAAAGCAATCCAACTGGGGCGGTCTGTGGAACTACACGTGGCGCACTGGGGTGGACCAATACGGCGAGCCCGTGCACGGCTCGATGTATCGCTACCTGTGGTCCAATGGTCCCAAGGAGGGTCTGGAGTTTGCTGATTATTCCTTCGAGGAACATTTCGGCAAACAAATCGCGTCCTACCCGCCGCGAGCCGTCCTTTTTGACTACATTCAAGGCCGGGTCGAGAGAGCCGGTGTACGGGACTGGATCCGGTTTGAAACCGTGGTCCGACGGGTGGAGCATGAAGATGGCAAGTTCTCTGTCACCGTGAAAGACCTGCCGAACGACACCGAATATACGGAAGAATTCGACCATGTGATTTGCGCATCAGGCCATTTCTCAACGCCTAACGTTCCCGAGTTTGAGGGCTTTGACACGTTCAAAGGCCGGGTGCTGCATGCGCATGATTTCCGCGACGCGCTCGAGTTCAAGGATCAGGATATCCTGATCGTCGGGACCTCCTATTCTGCCGAAGATATCGGGTCGCAATGTTGGAAATACGGGGCCAAGTCGATCACCGTGTCGCACCGGACGGCGGCGATGGGATATGACTGGCCGGACAATTGGGCGGAGGTCCCGTTGTTGACCAAGGTCGACGGCAACACCGCGTATTTCAAGGATGGCACCAGTCGCCATGTAGACGCGGTTTTGCTCTGTACCGGCTACCAGCACCACTTCCCCTTCATGGCGGAAGAGCTGCGTTTGAAGACCGCGAACCGGCTGGCAACGGCTGATTTGTACAAAGGTGTGGCCTGGGTGGATAATCCTGACCTGTTCTATCTCGGCATGCAGGATCAGTGGTTCACCTTCAACATGTTCGATGCACAAGCGTGGTGGGTCCGCGACGCCATCATGGGCAAGATCGCCATACCCTCAAAGGCCAAGATGGAAGCCGACGTGGCCGACCGCGTGGCGCGCGAAGACGCGGGCGAGGATGACTATGACGCCATCTGGTATCAGGGCGACTACATCAAGGAGCTGATCGCCGAGACCGACTATCCCAGCTTTGATGTCGAAGGTGCTTGTCAGGCATTCAAGGAGTGGAAAGGCCACAAGAAGAAAGGCATCATGACATTCCGCGACAATTGCTACAAATCGGTGATGACGGGGACGATGGCGCCGGTTCATCATACGCCTTGGAAGGATGCTCTGGACGACAGTTTAGAGGTCTACTTGCAGAACTGA
- a CDS encoding helix-turn-helix domain-containing protein: MGLRQTGFNSFATINPRHAKEPLTRTVELFVSAGFCDLELASITHTLNTANDILARSTFTWRFVSDTPGFVSGACDMMVRAEPAIEDHGFSDVMIVVGGVKAGQTPWLRRARAMQRKALPVVLLSDAATGYIRSTRSPAGKLTTHWRDIATLAETGYHPNLTARFSENSDGIITGAGAGATSELVIGLIAPLLESVQVAELGNRLLLHTIRKSDAEQPKNIADNEALFDANVTEAIRRMENAISDPIPMADLAADLGLSTRHLERVFRKVFDDTPAKFYKRIRTKRARIMIEETLLPMVEVAVATGFGSCDTLAKAIKDEYGMTPSKMRARTKISLLSYEPG; this comes from the coding sequence ATGGGACTGAGACAAACCGGATTTAACAGCTTCGCCACCATCAACCCCCGCCACGCAAAGGAGCCGTTGACCCGCACGGTCGAGCTGTTTGTCAGCGCTGGGTTTTGCGATCTGGAACTGGCCTCCATCACCCATACGCTGAATACGGCCAATGATATTTTGGCTCGTTCCACATTCACATGGCGTTTCGTCTCTGACACGCCGGGGTTTGTGTCGGGGGCCTGCGACATGATGGTCCGGGCGGAACCCGCGATCGAAGATCACGGCTTTTCAGATGTGATGATCGTGGTGGGCGGCGTGAAAGCGGGACAGACGCCGTGGCTGCGGCGTGCCCGCGCCATGCAGCGCAAGGCGCTGCCCGTTGTGCTGCTGTCGGATGCGGCGACAGGCTACATCCGCAGCACAAGATCCCCGGCTGGCAAGCTGACCACCCATTGGCGCGACATCGCGACCCTGGCCGAGACGGGGTACCACCCCAACCTCACCGCCCGGTTCAGCGAAAACTCTGATGGGATCATTACTGGGGCCGGGGCGGGAGCCACGTCCGAGCTGGTCATCGGGCTGATCGCGCCGCTTCTTGAAAGCGTGCAGGTGGCCGAACTTGGCAACCGGTTGCTGCTGCACACGATCCGCAAAAGCGACGCTGAGCAACCCAAAAACATTGCGGATAACGAGGCGCTCTTCGACGCCAATGTCACCGAGGCAATCCGGCGGATGGAAAACGCGATTTCCGATCCAATCCCCATGGCCGATCTTGCTGCCGATCTTGGTTTGTCGACCCGACATTTGGAGCGGGTGTTCCGCAAAGTCTTCGATGACACGCCGGCCAAGTTCTACAAACGCATTCGCACGAAACGCGCCCGCATCATGATCGAAGAAACATTGCTGCCAATGGTCGAGGTCGCCGTGGCCACCGGCTTTGGTTCTTGTGACACGTTGGCCAAGGCCATCAAGGATGAATACGGGATGACGCCGTCGAAGATGCGGGCGCGCACGAAGATCAGCCTGCTGAGCTACGAGCCGGGCTAA
- a CDS encoding DUF1989 domain-containing protein: MLDDLYPRVQPGPPRPSEIIQPRVFSMPPGTERYVVEGSGAVLIPVEAGDQVTVINDEGGQVAEVVSADAKGRVDLGILGATPNAKPTGLQALLTGSDQSLRGFRMGLDARKIDLADADALRLFDADTRAKAEETLRAQRDGVVVIAAPGEAMDIEEQNTTTPLVVLIKRATIKSHVKFELPDPLADIQDDIRVHTQTAEAFFVKAGDYIQIIDVDGRQCTDFECFSARKLDKGIEHALDVTTTRTLMGHAYPMPGLHAKYYDQEMLPLVEVVQDTCGRHDAFALACSAKYYDDIGYPGHANCSENFNTALSKFNVTARPGWMAINFFFNTFLDEHGVMYADEPWSRPGDYVLLRALTDIVCVSSACPDDTTAANGWNPTDIHVRTYSGKETFQRSVAYRPTPDAEPKMTKQTGFHDSFAKHTRNFIEYNGYWLANCFAEAGPIEEYHACRQKAVIMDLSPLRKFEITGPDAEALCQYVFTRNMKTLPVGGVVYTAMCYEHGGMIDDGTVFRLDKDNFRWIGGNDYGGEWIREQAEKLGLKVLVRSSTDQLHNVAVQGPESRDLLRKITWTAPHNPEFDQLGWFRHTPARLHNESGTPFVLSRTGYTGELGYEVMCHPKHCAEIFDAIWEAGQDHGLTPMGLEALDLVRIEAGLIFAGYDFSDQTDPFEAGIGFTVPLKSKPDDFIGRDALIRRKEHPQRRLVGLDVDSQVQVDHGDCIHIGRAQIGEVTSSMRSPLLGKNIAMARIDVAHAEPGTQIEIGKLDGHQKRLPATIREDLAAFDPKKERPRS; this comes from the coding sequence ATGCTCGATGATCTTTACCCCAGGGTCCAGCCCGGTCCGCCGCGTCCCAGTGAGATTATCCAGCCACGTGTCTTCTCCATGCCGCCTGGAACGGAACGCTATGTCGTCGAAGGCTCCGGCGCGGTGCTGATCCCGGTTGAGGCTGGCGATCAGGTAACCGTTATCAATGACGAGGGCGGGCAGGTGGCTGAAGTGGTCTCTGCCGATGCCAAGGGGCGGGTTGATCTTGGCATTCTAGGGGCCACCCCCAATGCCAAACCCACCGGCTTGCAAGCTTTGCTCACTGGTTCCGACCAATCCCTGCGCGGATTCCGCATGGGGCTGGACGCGCGCAAAATTGACCTAGCGGACGCAGACGCTTTGCGCCTGTTTGATGCCGACACTCGTGCCAAGGCCGAAGAAACACTTCGCGCCCAACGTGACGGCGTGGTCGTCATCGCAGCCCCGGGGGAGGCGATGGATATCGAGGAGCAGAACACCACCACCCCGCTGGTTGTCCTGATCAAACGCGCGACGATCAAGTCCCATGTCAAATTCGAACTGCCCGACCCGCTGGCGGATATCCAAGACGACATCCGCGTCCATACCCAAACCGCCGAAGCCTTCTTCGTGAAAGCCGGTGACTATATCCAGATCATCGACGTCGACGGTCGCCAGTGCACGGATTTCGAATGCTTCTCCGCGCGCAAGCTGGACAAGGGGATCGAGCACGCTTTGGATGTGACGACGACCCGCACGCTGATGGGCCACGCCTACCCAATGCCCGGTCTGCACGCGAAATACTATGATCAGGAAATGCTGCCGCTGGTCGAAGTCGTCCAAGACACATGCGGTCGCCACGACGCATTCGCATTGGCGTGTTCCGCCAAATATTACGACGATATCGGCTACCCCGGCCACGCCAACTGCTCAGAAAACTTCAACACCGCGCTGTCGAAATTCAACGTCACTGCGCGCCCCGGTTGGATGGCGATCAACTTCTTCTTCAACACCTTCCTCGACGAACACGGCGTCATGTATGCCGACGAGCCGTGGTCCCGACCAGGCGACTATGTGTTGTTGCGCGCCCTGACAGACATCGTCTGCGTGTCCTCCGCCTGTCCCGATGACACCACGGCCGCCAATGGCTGGAACCCCACCGACATTCACGTCCGCACCTACTCGGGCAAAGAAACTTTCCAACGCTCGGTCGCGTACCGGCCCACTCCAGATGCGGAACCCAAGATGACCAAGCAAACCGGCTTCCACGACAGCTTCGCCAAGCACACCCGCAATTTCATCGAATATAACGGCTACTGGCTGGCCAATTGCTTCGCCGAGGCCGGGCCCATCGAGGAATACCATGCCTGCCGTCAAAAGGCGGTGATCATGGACCTCAGCCCCCTGCGCAAATTCGAGATCACCGGCCCCGACGCCGAAGCACTCTGTCAATATGTCTTCACCCGCAACATGAAAACGCTGCCTGTTGGCGGTGTCGTCTACACCGCGATGTGCTATGAGCATGGCGGCATGATCGACGACGGCACCGTGTTCCGGCTCGACAAAGACAACTTCCGCTGGATTGGCGGCAATGATTACGGTGGGGAATGGATCCGCGAGCAGGCCGAGAAACTGGGGCTGAAGGTGCTGGTGCGCAGTTCAACCGACCAGCTGCACAACGTCGCAGTGCAAGGCCCCGAAAGCCGCGACCTGTTGCGCAAAATCACGTGGACGGCCCCGCATAACCCCGAGTTTGACCAGCTTGGCTGGTTCCGCCACACGCCCGCGCGGCTGCATAACGAATCCGGCACGCCGTTCGTTCTTTCAAGAACGGGCTATACCGGTGAATTGGGCTACGAAGTCATGTGCCATCCCAAACATTGTGCCGAAATATTCGACGCGATCTGGGAGGCAGGCCAAGACCACGGCCTGACCCCGATGGGCCTTGAAGCGCTCGATCTGGTGCGCATCGAAGCGGGCCTCATCTTCGCAGGCTACGATTTCTCCGACCAGACCGACCCGTTCGAGGCGGGCATCGGCTTTACCGTGCCGCTCAAGTCCAAGCCGGACGACTTCATCGGCCGCGACGCCCTGATCCGCCGCAAAGAGCATCCGCAGCGCAGACTCGTGGGCCTTGACGTCGACAGCCAAGTGCAGGTGGATCACGGCGATTGCATCCATATCGGTCGGGCGCAGATAGGGGAGGTCACGTCCTCCATGCGCTCGCCACTTCTGGGCAAAAACATTGCAATGGCGCGGATCGACGTCGCACATGCGGAGCCTGGCACACAGATCGAGATTGGCAAACTGGACGGTCATCAAAAACGCCTTCCGGCCACCATCCGTGAAGACCTCGCCGCCTTTGATCCTAAGAAGGAGCGTCCCAGATCATGA
- a CDS encoding bifunctional 5,10-methylenetetrahydrofolate dehydrogenase/5,10-methenyltetrahydrofolate cyclohydrolase, translating into MKDTTSHHLDLDGRAVAARIFDECRAQIEMQSNIPWLVSISIGDNPEVAVYMRNQARGAERAGLEFDQQYWDAAISQEDAKAKLQAMNDDPEVLGIILQRPVPDHINVRSLQSAIHPLKDVEGMNPASIGNIVYSDVALAPCTAAASVELIKETGLDLEGLEVVMIGHSEIVGKPAAMMLMAEGATVTVCHHMTRSVAMHSRRADVVVVAVGKANFLSPDMIKPGAAVIDIGINQITDADGNTRIVGDVDTHAVKEVAGWITPVPGGVGPVTVALLMRNAVVAYQRQVAAGWVR; encoded by the coding sequence ATGAAAGACACGACGAGTCATCACCTTGATCTGGACGGAAGGGCCGTTGCCGCGCGGATCTTTGACGAGTGCCGGGCCCAGATTGAGATGCAGTCGAATATACCTTGGCTGGTTTCCATTTCGATCGGCGATAATCCGGAAGTCGCTGTCTACATGCGCAATCAGGCGCGTGGGGCGGAACGGGCCGGGTTGGAGTTCGACCAACAATACTGGGATGCCGCGATCAGTCAGGAGGACGCCAAAGCCAAGCTCCAGGCTATGAATGATGACCCGGAGGTGCTTGGGATCATTTTGCAGCGGCCTGTGCCAGACCATATCAATGTGCGCTCCCTGCAATCTGCGATCCATCCGCTGAAGGACGTGGAGGGCATGAACCCCGCGTCCATCGGCAATATCGTCTATTCCGACGTGGCTCTTGCGCCCTGTACCGCCGCGGCCAGCGTCGAGTTGATCAAAGAAACCGGCCTTGACCTTGAAGGGCTTGAGGTCGTCATGATCGGCCATTCCGAGATCGTCGGCAAACCCGCCGCCATGATGTTGATGGCCGAAGGCGCAACCGTGACCGTCTGCCACCATATGACCCGCTCCGTCGCCATGCATTCGCGCCGCGCCGACGTGGTGGTGGTGGCGGTTGGCAAAGCCAATTTCCTTAGCCCGGACATGATCAAGCCGGGCGCCGCGGTCATCGACATCGGTATCAACCAGATCACCGACGCGGATGGCAACACCAGGATTGTGGGCGATGTGGACACGCACGCCGTGAAGGAGGTCGCCGGCTGGATCACTCCGGTTCCTGGCGGCGTAGGCCCCGTGACCGTCGCGCTTCTCATGCGCAACGCGGTGGTGGCCTATCAACGGCAGGTTGCCGCAGGCTGGGTGAGGTAA